The genomic DNA ACAGACAATCACAGGGCTGTGAGTAACCACGAAGTCGACATGCAGACGACCTCACTGCCGAAGATACACCGGGGCTAGAAGGAATTGTGGAATTCTCCAAACAGAGGTGTAGTCATAGGAGGGAAGAGTTCCATGATAATTGTGATCTTAGAAAGCAACAGTGCCGACGTCGTTGAATAAAACTACTCTAATATGCTCCATTAAGCCAATCCCTGTGAAGACAAGATTGTTGTTCCGGGTATGCAACAATCGTAAATGCGCCATGGTATAAGATGAATCCACTCCATGGCTATGCAGTCGCAGGAATGCAACAAAACGCCCCCATGCCGTAATCGTAAACCGTAACGCCAGGTATCCCTAGAACTTCCTCTTCATTTTAGCTGCCATAGCCGccagcttcttcttgcgTTCTTCTTTCAACTTCTTCAGCCTGTTTTCTTCAGCTAGTGCTTCTGCATCCTCTTTCTTTGCAACCTTGAGTGCCAGCTGCTCCTCCTCTTCGACATCCCAGACACCTCCTTCCATGTCAGAGGAGGCGTCAGACGCAtagtcttcttcttcgtcgtccATGTCGTCGAGATCATCCCAGTCTGCGTAACCATCATAACGACCCTTGGCTGGGTTCTGTTTTTGTTTCAAAGCTGGTGTACCATTTCGACTTGAAGTTGCAGGCGCGTTGGCTGGGCGAGCAGTTCCTTTGTAGCCAACCTCGACAGGCTTCTTGGCTGGCCGTGCTGTGCCTTGATAACCCACATCGActgccttcttcttgtctTTTGAGGAATCGGCTTTCGGATCTATACTTCTGGAGGGGAGTGCAGTGCCGACAGCCTTCTTACCCTTTGCTCCTGCACTTGCTTCTGCCTTAAGTGCCAAGCGTTCTTTCCTTGACAAAATCTTTGTCGGCTCATGCTTGATGGGCGGAGCCAAAGGCTTCGTTGCATCCTTCTCTTTTGCCTTCTGCAGCATGGCTAGATACCCTTTTTTGGGTGCGGATGTCGAAGGGGTAGTAGAGCCGGTGGCTGCTGGTGCAGGCTTAGGAGCAGGGGCGGCAGCCTTGGGTCCGGCAGCGACAGCGCTGGATAGCTGTGTAGGCTTCCGGATAGGCGGATTCGCTGGTTTCGAAGAAGACGGTGCTGCTGTTCCCCTATACGGTACGGCTGTGGTAGGCGCGGCCGAGGCGGGTTTCGACGTGGCAGGCGACGAGGTTGCCCGGGCCGCACCGTTCGTCTGCGCGGAGGCTCCAACGGCCTCCTTCCTCTGCATCTTGCTTTGTCCGGTTTCGACTGGGCCTGATGCCTTTCGCTTCAGCTGAGGGGTCTGTGATGCGCTACTTGCCCCTCCGACTGGCCGCGGTGCCGGCCTAGGGGCACCAGGGGCAGGCGCTCGGTTTGTTGCCGTCGCCGCAGGCTTTGCGCCCGCACGGTCGATTATCGACATGATGCTGTCGAGAGACTGAGTGTCGTCAGTATATGTATGCTAGCGCGGGTGAAGCGCCGGACTCACGCTCATGGCAGGCTGCTGAGAAGGCTTTGACTCAGTGTTACCGGTCATCAAATCGATTGGAGGGCAAGTTGTACATGCTTTCCAGGTAAGAATCGCCGGTATAAATAGTCGGCGGGGAGGGGCCGCGCGCGCAGGAGGGGGCAAAGCGCACGGGACCGGTCGATTATTGAATGGGCGGGCAGCCAGAGAATGAGCGGTCGACGGCGGCGCAGACAGGTCGTTTTATACCTTGGCTTTGAGCCTAACCAGAGTTCACGTGATAAGCTGGTCATCTTGCGCTACACCACTATGGGACTAGCGCAGGCTGCATCCCACCACAACGCAATATTCGCCAAAAGCCCGAACTTTTTCTCCCGACACCCACGACGTTGAACTTGAAGATTCAGTCTCCGCCAAAACGGTACGCATTGCCCTTTGAGTCGCATACACAGCGTCGCAATACTAACAGACGCAGGTTAAATCGATTGAACTCCTGTTCCTACAAATCACCAAACCACAATCACAATGAAGCACCTCGCAGCATACCTCCTCCTCGGCCTTGGTGGCAACACCTCGCCCTCTGCCGCTGATGTCAAGGTGAGAATATCTATCAGATTTGCTAGTATGCGCAGTCTGACAGCAATAGGCCGTTCTTGAGTCCGTTGGTATTGAGGCCGACAGCGACCGCCTCGACAAGCTGATCTCCGAGCTTGAGGGCAAGGACATCAATGAGCTCATCGCCTCCGGATCCGAGAAGCTTGCTTCCGTTCCTTCTGGTGGTGCTGGTGGTGCCGCTGCTGGTGGCGCCCCCGCTGCCGGCGGCGCTGCTGAGGCTGAGGCCGCACCCGAGGCTGCcaaggaggaggagaaggaggagtCTGATGACGACATGGGTTTCGGACTCTTCGACTAAGCGCTTCGCCAAACCACCTCTGTTCACGAAGTATGATCCGGCCAATCTCTCAACATTTACGAGAATCATGCGCAACGAGTTTTGGCATTTGGGGCGTGTCGAGCGCGCGACGGATGGGATATGGAGAAGTAGATTGCGGCAGCGCTTTGCTTGTTGCCTGCTAAGATACCCATAATGAAGCCATGCACCCTCAACTTTTCCGTGATCATGTAGTGATGTATGATATGTCGATGTCGTGATCGATTTTGGGGTTTGAATTGTTATGTACTTGTGTTTCAAATGTTACATTGTTTACATCCTTTCAGGGGGAGAAGAATGTAGATTTGAGTTAGTCGTAGAAAATAAATACAGCAGTAACATATGGCAAGAGGAAGAGGCTGACACTGATCTCATTCATGGATAGATGCGCAGTGATTCTATGACAGTTTTCGATTTGCAGAACCCATAACCTTCGGGTTCACTTCCACTACTTTGAATCCGAAGTTTCGTTACAAACAGGTACTCAATGTGAATATTACAATTTGCAGTTTAGTAGGCGACACTACAATCAGTATTAACGTTGTTGTCGCCGTCCACATAGTCGTCTAGCAATGGGGATGTATGTCTACAACTGCACATTCATCCAAACATGAATACAGCCTATCGATCACCACTCTACTTTGCCAGAAAGTCTCAACCCAAATCTCACATTTCATCTCGTCCTTTGTTCTTGTCGTGATGTTGCTCTGGGGTTGACCGCGGCACTAGCGCGCCAAGAGGGGCTCGCTTAGAAGCCGGGAAATGGGCACCGACAGTCAGCGAGATCCCAAAATCCATCTCGACAGATCCGACAAATACCCTCGCGACCCCAACGAAGTCCCTTTCACCAGCTACTTCGACAATCGCAAACATGGCTGACGCTGACTACGATCCCGAGGCCGCAGCTGGTACGCATTTGCCCCTTCCACGAGGCCTCCCTATAGAGTCGCGAACAGACTGGCACACATGCGACATGGTAGATCAAGGCTAACAATATACGCAGCCCTTAAGGCGAAGAGGGCGTTCCGCAAGTTCAGCTACCGCGGTGTTGACCTCGAGCAGTACGTTTCCCAATGTCCGGCGATTATGCGGAAGCGCTGGAGGATGCATACAATTGGTTGCGGTATTCTGATCGGTATACAGGCTCCTCGACCTTGGCTCTGAGGAACTCCGTGACCTCGTCCACGCCCGTGCCCGCCGCAGGTTCAACCGTGGTCTCAAGCGCAAGCCCATGGGTCTCATCAAGAAACTTAGGAAGTCCAAGCGTACGCAGCATGATCTATAATCGCGACGGAAGAATGCTAACCCCGCGCAGAGGAGGCCCGCCCCAACGAAAAGCCCGATCTTGTCAAGACTCACCTCCGTGACATGATCGTCGTCCCCGAGATGATTGGCAGCGTCATCGGTGTCTACTCCGGAAAGGAGTTCAACCAGGTCGAAATCAAGCCCGAGATGGTCGGCCACTACCTCGCAGAATTCTCCATCTCATACAGGCCAGTCAAGCACGGAAGGCCCGGTATCGGTGCCACTCACTCTTCCCGTTTCATTCCTCTCAAGTAAAGGACAGGGTCTTTGGTTGCATGGGTTCTTTCGTGGGGCGGATATGTACTTGACGACCTACAACGAATACAGGTGTTAGGTGCATTTACACTCGATGGCTGTGACGTACATCAGCGGTGACAGCGAGCATGACGATAAGGTGTAGATAGCACCATCCATGACATTCGAGATACCTCCACACACTGTCTGTTTGTTCAAGTGATGTGTGGTTGTGGAAGGTGTCAAACTGCCATGACAGAATTACTTGAAGAGTATATGACTTTACATGGCATTGAGTTTGTGATTGAGCAAAATGAAATATGTCTATGTGTAACAAATTGGGTATTATGGAACAAGGAAAGTCCAAGGACAAACGCTTTACTACCTCCCTAGACGCATCTCCACCTTTGCATAGTTGTACAATGCTCGAAGGAAGACTTGGTAGTTCACACCCTTGTTGTCTGGCAGATGGCTGTGTTGTACGTTAGCAAAGTTTCTGATTGCGAGTGTGACTTCAACTTACAATATCTCCGTCAACCTCAGCTGCCACGGCGGATAACCCTTCAGCTGTACCGTGGGGCTAAACAAGATCAACAAGTCTGGTTCGCTGGAAACGTGGTCGTTGAGCTGTGCGTCGATCAAGTCCATGTTGATTTGCTCTTCGCGGACATCGCCCTTTTGCGCCATCTCGGCCAGTGTACGTGTCAAGTCGACGATGGTGTCTCGGCCGTCGTGCTCAGAGAGTAGGAGAACAGTCAGGTGCTGACGCTCCTCCTTGGACACTTCACCATCGGAGGTAGCGGTTTGAGGGGGGGTGTTGGGCGGGGAGTAAGAGCTCAGGTGTGGTGCGCGGAGAGAGAGTGTGGGTTTACGGCGCGGTCCAAAGTAGGCTTCGAGTGTGTTCCAGATGCTGGCGTGAGTTTGGGGGAGGTAGTTTTTCAGTACGCCTTGTTACTGTTAGCAGCTGAGCTTCACATTCGCCAGTGAAGAAGCCTACCAGTGCGCTCATAGACACTCAACAGTGGAATACCGGCACTCGCTGCCCAGGCCGCAATCTCGCAGACGTCGTTTACCAAGCCTTCCAGACCAGCTGTACCTTGGCTACCGTCATCCTCTTGGTACTCGACTATGACACTGAGATGTCTTGGTAGTTTGTCCAGGTCCTTAACATCGTGCGCTATGAATTCCGGCGTACGGTGGTGGTATTTTAACAGGGAGACGACCTTTCCTCGAACGAGCCGGTAGGCGCGGCGGAAGCGAAAGAAGATACTGAATATCAGGGCAACGACGTGGTAGATAGCAAAGTAGAGGAACGACCTGACTGGGCCGGTAAGTGGTTTACGATGTTTCTGAGATGCGCGTTGGCGGCGGTCGCGAAgcgccttcttcttctgtgCCTGGGCTTCGCTGTCGGAGGGGTCCGAGGGGAGGAATGGCTTGAGAAGTTCTTCGCGCTGCTGGACGGAAAGCTGCTTGCTCCGTCTGAAGGCGGCCTCTTGCACAGGCGTCAGGCCCGTGGTTGCCATTGCGAACCGTGTGTTTGGTGATAGGAGACAAAATGCCGTGGGCTGTCAGTGTGCAGACACGGGGGACCAAGGAAATTAGTGGTGAACAGAGGAAAGAAGATACGGGGCTTGGGTTAGCTGGCCATGGTTGGGGAAGGTGCGATCATGAAATAACCCAGTGAGGCTGGTGCATGTGCATACGTGTGGCGGCCGTTGCTTCCGAGCGTAAGCCAAGTACGGACGCGCATTTCAGGCTTGCTCCGCCATGCCATATGGCGCCATTACGTGGAAGCTGTCGCAAGTCATTTGAGGCTGTAGTAAGCCTCGACGCGCTTGTAGAGGGTGTTTACAATAGACATTGTCTCTAGCAGGTTATTGCGCATGAGGTCACCCGTACTTTGCTAGGCTGGGGCTGCTGCGACTTGCGGACCGGGGACCGAGGCGTGGGGTGCGACAAGCCACAGTCGCGACTTGGATAGCAGATCGCCAGGTGCACGTATAGTTACGCATACGAGGGGATTTTTGCTCGCTACCCTATACAGACCGGGACTATGATTCGGTAGCAAAGCTCCAAAACTTCATGCTGCGGGACAATCTCAAAACACCAGCGTGAAGCTGCCTCAGGTGTTCATGGGCAGCAACTGCCCAGCTGGAACCACGATTGACGCCCGTAATATCTGAATGATACCCAGTGCCCAAATTCGGCGTGCGCCTTTCTTCTCACAATCATGCAGCGCGTAAGCTCCGACGGCGCATCTGTTCTCACCCATCAGACATCGAGGAATTCGATACGCGCGCCACAGTTCACCCTGGAGAAGTTTACGGTAAGCTACTCTCTAGCTCACGGCGCTCACTGTGTTGACTCGTGCAGAGTAAGGACTTTTTAGTTAAAGACTTCATCGAAGACCTCTCCCAGGCTGCCGTACCAGCGACGCGTAGATCTGGAGGAGCCGGCGGCCAGCAGACATTCGATCCGAAGCCGCTCATTCGAACCTTTGAACATGCTCTCACCAGGCTCAACGGTCTATCAGAGGACttggaggagaaggagaCGGACCTGTCAGGAGCAGTACGGAGGGCAGAGCTACAACACAACCAGAATGTCGAGTCGCTAGGCAGAAGGCTAGAGCAGGCCATGGACAGATTCCAGAGGTTAGACAGCTCGCTGAACGGCGGTGATGAGGGGGGATCAGATGGCGGGGGCAACGTTGCCATGCGCATAGGAGAACGACTCGAAGAGCTTGATCGCCAACGGAAAAGGGCTCTAGACGCAAAGTTTTTGATTGAATGCTGGCAAGAAGTCAGCGAACGGGGCGAGCTTATGATCCTCGAAGATCAACGCAAGAACGGCGATATCGTACGCTGCGCCGAAATCGCGCGTCAATTGCTGCGCATCAGCACACGGCTGGACCCAGATGGCGGCCAGCGGGTCAGCGGCGAGGCACAGAACGGCGTCAAGAGGAGGACATTGTACCAATCCAGACACAACACCAAAGAGGTGATTGAGAAGTTTCTGGAGAATCTGGAGCAAGATCTTCTCAGCAAGTTTCAGGAATGCTATGCGCGTCCAAACTATCCTGGGATGCGCGACTGTGCCATTGCTCTCAAGGGCTTCAACGACGGAGCTAGTGTCATTGGTACCTACGTCAACCAGCATTCATTCTTCATCGATCGCATGCAGATGAATGGCGAAGACCTTGGCACCGATCTGGAGACTTGGGATCGCCTCCAGGATCCCGATGCGGAGCCACCTGGTGTTGAGCCTACACTACAGTCTTTGATTGACGAAGTCAAGATCGTCGTTCAAGAGGAATCAAGCATCATCAAACGCGCTTTCCCATACTACGAAGAGGTGCTGATCAAGTTCCTGGAACGCATCTTTCAGCAGTCGATACAGAGCCGATTGGAGATGGTGTTAGACAAAGCAGGTGAACTATCATCACTCGCCTTCCTGCGTTCACTACAGGCTTCTAGAGGTTACCTCACTCAGCTGGTAGAAGATTTGAAGACACATGGCTTGACGGAGCATCCAGATCCTGCTACATCGGCGGTTGCAGCTACACTTGATCAGCAACTGGAAGAATTGTTCTCGTCTTACTTCATCGGAGAAAAGTACATCGAACGAGAGAAGAAGAACCTTGAGGAGCTGTACTCTTCGttgctcctcaagtttacCATCTACCACTCGCGGCGGAGTAAGATGCCCACTTCGTACTTTGGGTCCCTTGCACAGCGAGGCAAAGAGCTGGCAGCGTCTGCTCGTGACAGGTACATGGAACGCTTAGAAAGTACCGAGTTACCTGCGACTCAAAAAGCCACACTTCTCCGTATTGCTGGGTTGAAGGAAGACCAGCAGGAGAAGAAAGATATCGAAGTGACAGACGAGGATGGTAGACTGTCTCTCCCAGTCGCCAAGCGTATGTTGAAGTGGTTAGCAGAAGGTGTAGGGCGAGGACTCGAGTTGTCTCCTGGTAACGAGACGCCAAAAGACGTGCAGATTCTCCTTAACCTCCTCCTACGGCAAATGGGCGAGATCTATCTGGAGACGGCATTAGAAGCGTAAGTAGTGTCTAGTCCTTCCAACCTGACACACCAGGCTAACATTTCATAGTGCACAAGACCATGCCGCTGCGCAGGAGAACTCCAAAACACCACCCGACCTCACCCACCTCCCTTCTCTACATGCCATCACCACAATCCTACATCTTCTCCAACAAACCACCACTACTATTCTATTGCCCTTGTGCACGCCCAACCTCACCATCCGCCGCGAGATCGAAAAATTAACAAGCCTCACAATGGCAACGCTCGAATCAAAACTCTCTAACATCCTCAATCTCACACTAACCGCCTCGCTCAATTGGGTCAGCAGATGCCTCTCTCAACAAAAGAAGACTGACTTCCGACCCAAAGAGGACGACCTCATGGTAACCAGCGAAACCCAAGCCTGCCGTGACGCCTCGGCCTTCCTCACACGCGTCGCTGCACAGGCCACATCCGCCCTCTCAGGCCGCAACCTTTCCCTCTTCCTCGCCGAGCTAGCACGAGGCTTACGTTCCCTTGTCCTATCACATCTCCTGAAATTCACAATTTCCCAGGTCGGCGGTCTCAGCGTCTCAAAGGACATGAATCGCTATGTGGAGCTTGTGAGGGGCATGGCCAACAGGTGAGGAACTGGAGCCCGGTGCTATGGACATCTTGACGGATGTTAGTACGCTATTTATCATTGGGCCCGAGGCGTTGCGGGACAGGCTCAGAGCGGCTGGTGGGCAGGATGCGCAGGAGTTGAAGGGGGTTTATCGCAAGGAGAGATGATGTGGGGAGTGTTGGAGTGCAAAGTGTGCTTAGTGGGATGTGAGGTATTGGTTGTAGAGAAAGGACTTGAAGAGAAGGTGCGTCTGAGGTGGGGTTGATCTACAGAGTTATAGCTTGAAGATGGCAAGAAGACGAAAGTGGGTGTCGCTTTGGCGAGTAGATGTAGCCATGAGCTTTTTGTTAAGATACCAATATACATATGTCTCCCCAAAGCTTGCATGTTTCTGCTTGTGTGCTTGTGACTGATCGTGTCACGTAATTGCTTGAGATACCAAAGCAAGCAAGTGCTTCGTTCCTGTCCTATTAACCTACGCCAGTGACAGTGACGCCTCAACACCAACGTCCGCAAAGTCACTCTCCTCAAATTATATTGACTGAAACTCCGATCATATGGCACTGGGACTCTGGTCCTAGTCTGCATACTAAGTTTGACAGCTATATCTAGTAACTGAGTTCCCATGATACTGTTCGTGGTTGGGCATTTCCTGCAGCTCTCTTTCACATACGCAGCTTGTGGCCTGCGCTAACCCAAAATACTACGCTAGCAGGTAGGCAGCCATACATTACGGGCAACTCTTGCCCTATTAGCTCCAAATGCGCAACACAACTCCAGGTTTTAGCAGCCGCGTATCGACGACAACGAGGATGGAGCGCGAACCAGGCTCCATGTGCAAGGACACAGTCGAGAAGCCCGAGTCAGAGGATATCCCTGCAAGAGTCGAGGCCGAGGTCGTGATGAAGGCGTTGTGAGTATGAGCTGGGCGTCCAAGAGAAACATTGCTAATAATATCAGTAAGCCCACACTTCTTGGTCTCCCCGGAGAAGTTCGAAATCGTATCTACGAATACGTCATCGGCGGTCATATTGTTTACTATATGGGCCCACACGGCTGCACCGTAGGACGCGCGTGTGACTACGACCCTTCCAGTAAGGAGCAATGGACTCGTCTCTTTAGTCTCAGCCTCGTCTGTCATCAACTCAACCATGAGGCAAAGAACTTGCCATACACGCTCAATACCTTCATCTTCGATTTTGCTCACAAACGCATCAAGGATATGATCAAGGATGATAAGAAGAAATTCATTGCCACAATATCTATTTATTTTCATCACGACGATAATTTCATCTGGGTTCTTCCTCAGCTGGAGCAGTATACTGGTCTGAAGACTCTGTTCGACAGGGAATCCCGAGTTTACAAGCATCCTATTCTCAAGGAATTCGTCAAGAAGAGGGGTCTGAGATACGTACAATGTGAGCCGGACTTCTGGTGACAGAATCGCACGCGGCATACGTGAGGTACGAGCAAGTCTCGAATCCTTTCTAGGTATGTTGGCTTGCCGAATCATATGTCGCATGGACCTGACTTCTAGTTACACAGGCACCTATTAGCATCCGCCTGCTCTAGGCTCTTCATTGCCTAGATGTTCCGGCCTATGATGCCTTGTCTCCTGGGAAATAGAAAGGATGATTCGTACAATAGCATGCTACTGCCCCAGTCTTGCTATCTTCCACGAACTGAAGAGCTCTGATTTCTCACTGACAGCTCTTTTCGATCCGTATGATTCCCCTTCTcaatcaagaaaggggacGGATGGACACACATAGTCACAAGCAGCGAACAAACAAATACTCAAAATGTGTGTTCATATCTTGAAATGACAACTTATGTAAACCTACAGCATCGCAGGCCTATCAAACCCAAAAAGCAATCTACCCTTCTTCTCACTATCCCTCCACACCCACCCACTCTTCCCTACAATCTCCCCCTTACCTCCCGCCATAATCTTCAACGTTGCTTCATCCCCATGATTTGCAAGAAACCGCTCCCCACCCTCCTTGACCCTCCCAACAACGAACCCCCGTAACGGCGTCCCATCCCTCCCAAACTCCACCGTGTACGTCTCCACCACCGCCTCGCCCTCAGCATCCCCCAAAATCTGCGGAACAGGCACATCTGTAATCTGCAACGGCAGCGGATTCTCCGTCGGGTAACCAACCCCCTCATCTCTTGGTTCCTTTGAAAGTACAACAACATACTGATAACTCAGCACACCACCATTACAAAGCACCAAACCCTTCCTCCCTTTCCCCTCTCTCAACCGCCTCGTCACCTCTGTAAGCGCATGCATACTATAATTATTGCCCGCGCCCCCAAACGACGTCAGTCCACCCAGCACCGTCAACTTCTTTTCGCCGCCCACGAGCGGTAAGCCCAGATGTTGCGCTGCTAGTTTAGGCACGATAGGGAAGCAGGAGTAGATATCTATGATATCGAGTTCAGAGACGGAGGTGCCGGATATGGTGAGACAGGCATCGAGAGAGCGCGACAGACTGGGTGAGGAGTGGTAGTTTGGACGCAGCCAGAATTCGTCCGAGTCCTTTGTGCCGGCGCCGCCAAGGGGGTAGATCCATTTTGAGGGGGGGATGGCGAGGGAGGTGGCGGTTTGAGGGGTGGTGAGGAGGAGGGCAGAGGCGAGGTTTACCGTGTTGAAGGCATTCATTAGGAGGGGATCTGTTGACAGGGATTGGTTAGGTATTAGTGGTATAGATATGTGTTTGTTTTGTGATTGCTCTGTAGGAGACCATTGGGGGCTGGGGAGTTGTGGACGTACATGGGTAGCATATCATTCTATTCTTCTTCCCTATGGTCTTAATATCTTCCTCGGTCTTGCAACTCCCGTAAATCCATGCTATTTCATTCTTCTCGGCTACTTTGGCAAATTCCGCATATAGCTTTGCGCTCTCTTCGTGGTTTTTTTGCGGAGTTTGTCCTCGGTGCGCTCGAAAGGCGTTTTCGTATAATGGGTAGACGTGTATAGGCGCTCCGATCTTGTGGATAGCACCGATATCTTTGGGGTTTGTTAGAAGAATGCATGGGTTGCCGGAGAGGGATGATATCTCACTGTTTCCTAGATCGCGACCTGTGGGTGAAAAGACAGAGTCTACGGCTTCAGCGGGAGGCGTCCAGCCTGGTGGAGGAAGCTTTTTGGCTGCTGCACATGCGGATACTGGGACTTTTGATTTAGCAAACGTGAACTTGGATTGCGCAATTGTGCTCTGTAGGATACGCACGTGATGCCAAAGCCTCACCCCCAGTAACAACAGCGACGTTACACTCCCCTTTTGCTATCCTTTTGGCTGCCTCATCGAACAGTTTCCCTGGCTTATCACCGCCGTGTTCAGAATATCTTTTCCATTTTAAATCGTCCTGCACGCCTAGTTTGTCTGCTAAGAGGCCTGGTAAGTCCGGATACGGCCATGTCCATGTCCTGACGACGTCGATGCTGTCGATTGCTGCTTGGAGATCTgctgaagatgaagatgacgCGTCGTTGATGGCTGCTTGGATGGCTTCTAGCATCAGTGCTGCGGGCTCTTTTGCGTCGGCGATGGAGGTGGACCGGTTCTTGATGTCGCCTATGCCGATGATGATTGGGATGTTGGGTGCCATGGTGCAAATGGGTTTCAGGGTGCTCAGCAAAGTAGATTTTATTTTGTGATATCTACCTCTTAGAAATGCCTATGGGTTCAAGTAGTATGTTCACATAGCTCCGTACGTAGGTCGTTGTGCGTGAGGAGAGTCATGATGCGCGTGAGGCGTGGGCTGAAGTTGCCGAGGTACAATGGCAAGGCAGAGCAAGCTTGAGGATTGGCATCTTTGGAGCTGTGTATGATCACCTCGGACGCAGAGAAGTGTAAATAGAGTCTGTCTCATGATGAGACATGTTGGAGTATAGCTTAGCAATGTTGCGCATATCTGGGCAGCAAAACCATTATGGCAGGATTGGAATGGGTTGAATGTTACCCAAGTGGAGAACGACAGTAACACATGAACTTAATCGCTTTCTATGTCATACCCACACCCCAAGC from Pyrenophora tritici-repentis strain M4 chromosome 8, whole genome shotgun sequence includes the following:
- a CDS encoding PaaJ, Acetyl-CoA acetyltransferase is translated as MAPNIPIIIGIGDIKNRSTSIADAKEPAALMLEAIQAAINDASSSSSADLQAAIDSIDVVRTWTWPYPDLPGLLADKLGVQDDLKWKRYSEHGGDKPGKLFDEAAKRIAKGECNVAVVTGGEALASLPVSACAAAKKLPPPGWTPPAEAVDSVFSPTGRDLGNNIGAIHKIGAPIHVYPLYENAFRAHRGQTPQKNHEESAKLYAEFAKVAEKNEIAWIYGSCKTEEDIKTIGKKNRMICYPYPLLMNAFNTVNLASALLLTTPQTATSLAIPPSKWIYPLGGAGTKDSDEFWLRPNYHSSPSLSRSLDACLTISGTSVSELDIIDIYSCFPIVPKLAAQHLGLPLVGGEKKLTVLGGLTSFGGAGNNYSMHALTEVTRRLREGKGRKGLVLCNGGVLSYQYVVVLSKEPRDEGVGYPTENPLPLQITDVPVPQILGDAEGEAVVETYTVEFGRDGTPLRGFVVGRVKEGGERFLANHGDEATLKIMAGEG
- a CDS encoding 40S ribosomal protein uS19 produces the protein MADADYDPEAAAALKAKRAFRKFSYRGVDLEQLLDLGSEELRDLVHARARRRFNRGLKRKPMGLIKKLRKSKQEARPNEKPDLVKTHLRDMIVVPEMIGSVIGVYSGKEFNQVEIKPEMVGHYLAEFSISYRPVKHGRPGIGATHSSRFIPLK
- a CDS encoding ribosomal protein P2, translated to MKHLAAYLLLGLGGNTSPSAADVKAVLESVGIEADSDRLDKLISELEGKDINELIASGSEKLASGEKNVDLS
- a CDS encoding exocyst complex component protein; its protein translation is MQRVSSDGASVLTHQTSRNSIRAPQFTLEKFTSKDFLVKDFIEDLSQAAVPATRRSGGAGGQQTFDPKPLIRTFEHALTRLNGLSEDLEEKETDLSGAVRRAELQHNQNVESLGRRLEQAMDRFQRLDSSLNGGDEGGSDGGGNVAMRIGERLEELDRQRKRALDAKFLIECWQEVSERGELMILEDQRKNGDIVRCAEIARQLLRISTRLDPDGGQRVSGEAQNGVKRRTLYQSRHNTKEVIEKFLENLEQDLLSKFQECYARPNYPGMRDCAIALKGFNDGASVIGTYVNQHSFFIDRMQMNGEDLGTDLETWDRLQDPDAEPPGVEPTLQSLIDEVKIVVQEESSIIKRAFPYYEEVLIKFLERIFQQSIQSRLEMVLDKAGELSSLAFLRSLQASRGYLTQLVEDLKTHGLTEHPDPATSAVAATLDQQLEELFSSYFIGEKYIEREKKNLEELYSSLLLKFTIYHSRRSKMPTSYFGSLAQRGKELAASARDRYMERLESTELPATQKATLLRIAGLKEDQQEKKDIEVTDEDGRLSLPVAKRMLKWLAEGVGRGLELSPGNETPKDVQILLNLLLRQMGEIYLETALEAAQDHAAAQENSKTPPDLTHLPSLHAITTILHLLQQTTTTILLPLCTPNLTIRREIEKLTSLTMATLESKLSNILNLTLTASLNWVSRCLSQQKKTDFRPKEDDLMVTSETQACRDASAFLTRVAAQATSALSGRNLSLFLAELARGLRSLVLSHLLKFTISQVGGLSVSKDMNRYVELVRGMANR
- a CDS encoding BASP1 multi-domain protein gives rise to the protein MTGNTESKPSQQPAMSSLDSIMSIIDRAGAKPAATATNRAPAPGAPRPAPRPVGGASSASQTPQLKRKASGPVETGQSKMQRKEAVGASAQTNGAARATSSPATSKPASAAPTTAVPYRGTAAPSSSKPANPPIRKPTQLSSAVAAGPKAAAPAPKPAPAATGSTTPSTSAPKKGYLAMLQKAKEKDATKPLAPPIKHEPTKILSRKERLALKAEASAGAKGKKAVGTALPSRSIDPKADSSKDKKKAVDVGYQGTARPAKKPVEVGYKGTARPANAPATSSRNGTPALKQKQNPAKGRYDGYADWDDLDDMDDEEEDYASDASSDMEGGVWDVEEEEQLALKF
- a CDS encoding UppS, Undecaprenyl pyrophosphate synthase translates to MATTGLTPVQEAAFRRSKQLSVQQREELLKPFLPSDPSDSEAQAQKKKALRDRRQRASQKHRKPLTGPVRSFLYFAIYHVVALIFSIFFRFRRAYRLVRGKVVSLLKYHHRTPEFIAHDVKDLDKLPRHLSVIVEYQEDDGSQGTAGLEGLVNDVCEIAAWAASAGIPLLSVYERTGVLKNYLPQTHASIWNTLEAYFGPRRKPTLSLRAPHLSSYSPPNTPPQTATSDGEVSKEERQHLTVLLLSEHDGRDTIVDLTRTLAEMAQKGDVREEQINMDLIDAQLNDHVSSEPDLLILFSPTVQLKGYPPWQLRLTEIFHLPDNKGVNYQVFLRALYNYAK